The DNA segment TGATCGTGTCCATCGACCGGACGGTGCCCGTTCAGGACTCCTCGAGCCACGACCGCAGCACTGACCGATCGCGGGTATCCTCCGGTAACGTCTCGAACCAGCGTGCCTGCAGGATCTCATCGTCCGGATCCTCGATCGACAGCGCCGTCGACTCGGCGCGCCCCGCGAAGATCGGCAGGACGCCCCAGGTCTGGTGGCCGTCGCCGTGAAACTCGACGCGGCCGAGCAGCGCTATCCCATCGAACGTGGCTTCGATACCCGCTTCCTCGGCGAGTTCGCGACTCGCGGCCGCCTCGAAAGACTCCTCACCGTCGACCTCGCCGCCGGGCAACACCCACATGTCGACATCCCGGTGGCGGACGAGCAAGACCGCACCGCTGTCGTCGGTGACGACCGCGTGCACGCCGTACGGGAGGCCGTTCTCGGTCACGCGCTGGGCGATCGTCCGGAATCGGCGCCGGGAGACCCACCGCGTCTTCGTGAACTCGGCGATGCCGTCGTGTCTGGACTGGAGATCGTGATACAGCTGCTCGGCCTGCTGGTCGGCCTCGTCGGCCAGATACCACAGGTTGTCGACGGCCGTCATGACCCTGGAAGAGACGGCGGTCTGTGTGACTGCAAGCGACCATCAGGGGCGTGTGGGGATTTCATACTCCTACCTTGCACGGAGAGCGGTATAAGTTTTCGACCGGGTCGAATCAGTCCCTTTTTTAGCGGTCCCGGAAAACGATTGCCCATGAGCTTCGAAGAAGACGATAGCGTCATTCTGCACGACGAGCACAGCGATTTCGACGGCGAGACTGGGACGATTACCAACAAGATGGAGACGATGTTCGGCGACGCCAACTACATCGTCAGCTTCGAGGACGGCAAAGAGCAGGGCGTCCCCGAGGACAACCTCGAACCCGCCGAAGAAGACGACGAAGCCGAGAAAGACGACTGACCAGATGTCGTCGGTCCCGTTTCACTACATCGATCTCCGGGCGTTCTGCTACGCCACCGAGGACGAGAAACGCGTAACGGAGGCGCTACGGACGCTGTTGCCCGAGGAGTTCGATATCCAGCGCATGGAAAACGAGGGGCACCACGGCGACCGGATTGTCGTCCTCTCGGCGCGCGTCGAGAACGCGGACGACATGCGGGTGGTGCTGGATCAGCTCGGTGAACTGCCGGCCGAGCAGCGCCAGCGACTGCTCGATGAACTCGACGAGCGGGTCACCGACAACACCGAGCTGTTTCTCACCCTGGAGAAACAAGCGGCCTTTGGCGGGGACGTACGCCTCGGTGACGGCATCACGATCCGGGCAAAAGTCGAGGCCTATCCCGCGACCAAAGAAGCCGCCGTCGAGAACGCACGCGACGTCCTCGAATCGCTGTAATGTTCGCGCCCACGATGACACCCTACGAGGCCGTTCACGCCGATCCTGACGGCGACGCGACCGTCGCCAGACTCGCGCTCACGGCGAGCGAATACGGCTACGACGGACTCGTCGTCCGCAATCACGGCGACGCGCTCACCGACTCCGACGCCGACCGCATCAGCGAGGAATACGGGATCGACGTCGTCGATGGCGTCGAGATTCGGGCAGCTGACCCGGCGCGCGCGAGTGGATTCGTCGGCAATCACCGGGATCACCGAACGATCGTCGCAGTCCACGGCGGCTCGGTCGAGATGAACCGCTTCGCCGTCGAACAGCCGGCCGTCGACGTGCTCGCTCATCCGATGGTCGACGACGGCGACTTCAACCACGTCCTCGCGAAGGCCGCCGCGAAGAACAACGTTCACGTCGAGCTCTCGCTGGCGCGCGTCCTGCGGTCCGACGGGGGCGAACGCGTCCAGGCACTGCGCGACCTGCGGAAGCTCCGGGAACTCCTCGGGGACGCCGACGCGCCGTTCGTCGTCAGCGCCGACCCGCGGAGCCACCTGCAGTTGCGCGCGCCACGCGAACTCCGGGCGCTCGGCGAGGTATTGGGGTTTGACCCGGACGTGGTCGAGACCGGGCTGGCGGCCTGGGGCGAGCTCGCCGAGCGCAATCGCGAGCGCGCCAGCGACGCGTTCGTCGAACCGGGCGT comes from the Halapricum desulfuricans genome and includes:
- a CDS encoding RNase P subunit p30 family protein — encoded protein: MTPYEAVHADPDGDATVARLALTASEYGYDGLVVRNHGDALTDSDADRISEEYGIDVVDGVEIRAADPARASGFVGNHRDHRTIVAVHGGSVEMNRFAVEQPAVDVLAHPMVDDGDFNHVLAKAAAKNNVHVELSLARVLRSDGGERVQALRDLRKLRELLGDADAPFVVSADPRSHLQLRAPRELRALGEVLGFDPDVVETGLAAWGELAERNRERASDAFVEPGVWIDEE
- a CDS encoding NUDIX hydrolase; the encoded protein is MTAVDNLWYLADEADQQAEQLYHDLQSRHDGIAEFTKTRWVSRRRFRTIAQRVTENGLPYGVHAVVTDDSGAVLLVRHRDVDMWVLPGGEVDGEESFEAAASRELAEEAGIEATFDGIALLGRVEFHGDGHQTWGVLPIFAGRAESTALSIEDPDDEILQARWFETLPEDTRDRSVLRSWLEES
- a CDS encoding RNA-binding protein, encoding MSSVPFHYIDLRAFCYATEDEKRVTEALRTLLPEEFDIQRMENEGHHGDRIVVLSARVENADDMRVVLDQLGELPAEQRQRLLDELDERVTDNTELFLTLEKQAAFGGDVRLGDGITIRAKVEAYPATKEAAVENARDVLESL
- a CDS encoding DUF1918 domain-containing protein, with product MSFEEDDSVILHDEHSDFDGETGTITNKMETMFGDANYIVSFEDGKEQGVPEDNLEPAEEDDEAEKDD